The genomic window CCGGCTGAAGTAGCTCGCGATCGCCCCGACGTTCTTGTCGATCGACCACTCGTTGTCGTTGAGGACCACGATCAGCCGCTGGGTCTGGTCGCAGACGTTGTTGAGCGCCTCGTAGGTGACGCCGCAGGTGAACGCCGCGTCTCCGCAGACGGCGACCACGTTCTCCTTCCCGCCCCGTCGGTCGCGGCCGACCGCCATGCCCAGGGCCGCGGAGAGGGCGGTGCCGGCATGGCCCGCTCCGTAGCAATCGTGCTCGCTCTCCTCGCGGTTGAGGAATCCCGAGAGCCCGTTCGGCTGCCGGATCGTCGCAAAGCGCTTGCGGCGGCCGGTCAGGAGCTTGTGGACATAGCCCTGGTGGCTGACGTCAAAGAGAAAGTGGTCTTCCGGCGTCTGGAAGACGTAATGGAGGGCGATCGTCAGCTCGACCACCCCCAGGTTCGGGCCAATATGGCCGCCATTCTTCGCCAGGACCGTGATCATCTCCTGGCGGATCTCCTCGGCCAGCTGAGGCAGCTCCGCGATCGAGAGCCTCTTGAGATCCGCCGGCGAATCGATCCCATCGAGTAGACGTGCCAAGGCTTACCCCTCCTTTTCGGCTTCCCCCCGGCGGGTGGAGTCCTTCTCCTCTTCCCGCGGCGCACCGGCGGCCGACAGGTCGCCACCGGGCCCTTGCGCCAAAACGGTGATTTTCTGTTCCGCCAGGGAGAGTTTGTCACTACAAAACTTCACCAGGCGCATCCCCTCCTCGTAGCGCTCGAGCAGATCCTCCAGAGCCAGGTCTCCACTCTCCATCCGGGAGACGATCTCCTGCAGCCGTCGAAAGGCCTCCTCGAAGGTAGGTCCGCCTGCGGGATCGGTTTTCGCCATGGCGAGCCGCGCTATCCCCGGATCTCCGAGACTTCCCGCCTCCGGATCCGCAGCCGATCGTCTCCGGAAAGGATCTCCTCGAGTCCCTTCCAGCCCACATCCTCGATCTCGTTGAAGAGGCGGAGGTAGATGGCCACGTCAAGGGCCGGGTAACGAACGAGAAGCCCTTCGAGCGCCGCCCGAAGCTTTTCCGAGGCCGGCTCCTCCGGAAACTCCTCGACCACCCCCTGCTGGTCGTGCGGGATCCCGAGCGCATCGAGCCAGTCGCAGAGCATCGGTGCGCGCGTCTGTACGAGCCAGCGGGAGAAGAGATGGGAGGAGATCTCCTCGCTCTGCGGCAGGGAAAGCACGCGGCGGGAGAGCTGATGCCGCTCGGTTTTGGCCATTTCCAGGAGCTTGGCCTGCCGGATCCCGAGGCGGCGGCTGGTCAGCTCGACCACGACACGGTAGAGCCGCTTGTCGGAGTCTCGCACCGCCAGAAGGACCTCATGGACCAATTCCTCTGGGATTTCCTGCCAAAGAGTGCACGTGGCCATGCGCGTTGTGGGAAGACATCTTGCCTCCGCAGTGCAAAAAGACAATCGTTTTCCACGATCCTCGGAACGGGAGCATGCGCAAAGCCCCAAGGAAGGAAGAAGTCCGGCAGGTCCCCGCCGCCCAAGACCGGGCCCCTGCCCTCCCGCTCTCCCCTTCCGAGCTCTCCGGCCACCTCCTGGGGGCCCATGTCTCGATCGCCGGAGGGGTCGAGCGCGCAGTCGAGCGGGCGCTCCAATGCGGCTTTTCCGCGGCGCAGATCTTCGTCAAGAACTGCCGGCAATGGAAGGCCCCGGCGCTTGGGCCGGAGGAAGCCGCAGCCTTCCGCACAGCGGCCTCCGCCTCGGGGGTCTTCTTCTTCGGCCATGCGGGCTACCTCCTCAACTTGGCCTCTGCCTCGGATCCCCTTGCGGAGCAATCTCTCCAGGCGCTCCGAGACGAGGGGGAGCGCGCCGAGCTCCTGGGCCTCCCCTTCCTCGTCCTGCATCCGGGCGTCGCCGCCCGCGGCGAAGAGCCCGAAGCGGCCCTCTCCCGGCTGGCCCGCCGGCTCCGGGCTCTCTTCCCGAAGGGCTCGGCTCTGCCGCGCGTCGGGATCGCGCTCGAGACGATGGCGGGACAGGGAAGCCAGCTCGGATGGCGCCTGGAGCAGCTTTCCTGGCTTCTCGAGGAACTCGACGACCCACGCCGGTTCGGAATCTGCCTGGATACCGCGCACCTCTGGGCAGCCGGCTACCCGATCGCGACGCCGGCCGGCTATCGGGCCTTCGCCGCGGAGCTCGAGGAGCGACGGCTCGCCGCCTGCGTCCGGGCCATTCATCTCAACGACTCGGCAGCCCCGTTCGGATCGCGGCGGGATCGCCACGAGCATCTGGGACGGGGAACCTTGGGCCTTTCCGCTTTCGGCCAGATCCTCCAGGATCCGCGCTGGTCCCGGACTCCGATGGTCCTGGAGACCCCCAAGGAGGACGGGATGGAGTCCGACTGCCGCAACCTGCGCGCGATCCTGCCCTTCCTTCCCCGCAACCCCATGGAACCCGATTGGAAAAGGCCCGCAGGGCATCGAAAAGCGGAAAAAAGCACTAGCGTTCCTCCCGGACCGGACCTATAGGGTATAGCATGAGTCAACCTAAGATCATTGCCTATCTGAAGCCCACCTGCGGCTGGAGCCAAGGCGTGCGGGCAATCTTCCGCAAATACCAGCTTCCCTACGAAGACCGCGACATCGTCAATGTGCCGGCGTTCCGGGAGGAGATGATGGAGAAGAGCGGCCAGCCCCTTTCCCCGTGCGTCGAGGTCGACGGCGAGATGCTCGCCGACGTCAGCGGCCAGGAACTCGAGAAGTGGCTCCTCGCCAAGGGATTGGTTCAAGCGAGCGATCGCCCGGTGGAGGCTCCGACCGACCAGGGATGCTCGGGCGAGCACCATGGCGAGATCCCCGTGCGGATCAACTTCTAGCTTCCGCGCCGCTCCCTCGGAAGCGGGCTCCCGAGGAGCTCGCGGGCGCGCGAGAAGACGGCGTCGAGCATCGCCTCGGTCAACCGGCCGGTGAAGGTGTTCTGCTGGCTCGGGTGATACGAGGCGAGGAGAGCGCGCTCTCCCGGAAGCGCGATCTCTGCGCCGTGGGCAAAGGGAGCCTTCGCCCGGAGGAACTGTCCCCTTTCTTCCGGCCAGCGCTCCCGGGCCCAGCGGAGCAGAGTCTCGAAGGCCATGCCGCCAAGCGCGACAAACACCCGAAGGTGGCTGAGCGCCTCGAGCTCCCGCGCGAGGAAGGGGTAGCAGTTCCGTCGCTCGGAGGGCAAAGGCCGATTTTCCGGCGGACAGCAGCGGACGGCCGCGCTCACGAAGCCGTCGGTGAGCCGCAGGCCGTCTTCCCGATCCCGCGAGAGGGGCTGATTGGCAAAGCCCGCCCGGTGGAGCGCCCGGAAGAGCCAGTCCCCGCTCCGGTCCCCGGTGAAGATCCGGCCGGTCCGGTTGCCTCCATGCGCAGCGGGAGCCAAGCCGACCACGAGCAGGCGGGCGCGCGGGTCTCCGAACCCCGGCACCGGCCTGGCCCAGTAGCGCGATCCCGCATAGCGCCTGGGGGCATGGGCCGCCACCTCCTCGCGCCAGGCCACCAGCCGGGGACAGCGGCGGCAAGCCACGACCTCGCCTTCGATCTCCGCGATGCGCCGCTCAGAAGGGTCCTCTTCCCCCGGCAAACGGCCCCCCTCGCCTTCCCGCCGCGTCATGGTCCGGAGCTCCCTCCCCGTTCTCCCTCGCGAAGCCCGATGTCTTCCTCCCAAGCGCGGGGAGAGCGGCGGATGAACTCCTCGAGCAGCTCCCGGCACTCGGCATCGTCCCTCACCTCGACCGCCACCCCGCAGCGGCGCAACAGCTCCTCCGACCCGAGGAAGGTCCGGTTTTCCCCAATGACCACCCGGGGGATGCGGTAGAGGAGGATCGCCCCCGTGCACATCGGGCAGGGCGAAAGGGTCGTATAGAGGGTGCAGGAGCGGTAGAGGGAGGCGGGCTGACGACCGAGGTTCTCGAGGGCGTCCATCTCTCCGTGACGGATCGCGCTCCCCCACTGGATCCTACGATTGCGACCCCGCGCCAGGATCTGTTCGCCCTGGACGATCACCGCGCCAATGGGGATGCCACCTTCTGCCAGGCCCGCACGCGCCTCGGCGATCGCCGCTTCCAGGAAGGGATCGGGGGAGCCCATCGTTTTCCTCCAGCTGCTCTTCGGGCGGTAGCAGCCTACCGCACAACCAGCCCTAAGCCCATCGCTTTGACCCTCTTCGTGCGCCTTCCCCGCCCTTCCCCTAGCCCGCTGATCGGTGGCGCACAAGAACAAACCAGCGACCGCCCCTTTGCCCAACTCCCGCCTTCTCCACCGATCGGAAGCTGAGGCCGGCGGGATTGGGGCCTGCGCAGGACCTCGATCACCCCCGATCCAGGATGCTGCGCGAAATCCCCGCGGAGTAGGTGGGAGGCTCCTCGCCGCGAGTGCCCTCCCCCTTACCTTCAACCCAACCTAGCCTGCCCGAGGAGAGCGCCAGCCAGGATCACGGTCGTTTGCCACGCTGATTCAGCGTCCGTCCTGAGGCAAGGGCATCTTGGCCAGAGCTCCCTTTCCGATCCGCGACATTCCGGTCCGCGGCGGGCCCGAAGGAAAAACCCTTGACGCGCCACTTCCCTGGGTCGCAGCATCTGCCAAGAGCTGGATGAGCAAGCCCATTGCCTAGGATCTCTTTCCAAGGCGCCTGCCTATGAGAATCGTCAGGTCCCTCGAGGAGCTGCTGGAGCTCCCGCGTGACCGGTGCGTCAAGGGCATGGGGCCGCGCGAGCCGCTGCCGCTCGAGATCCCGAACCCGAGGCGCTGCGATCCAATGCGCACACGGTTGCGATTCCCCCGCGTCCAGTCGCGGTCGCTCGTTCCGCGATTGGGCGCCTTGGCAATCGGCTTCCTCGCAAGGCTGCTGACGCTCCGGGACGCGCTGGCCGTTTGCGCGCGACTGCCGCAGGCCATCTCTGGCGCTCTCCGGCCCGCCCGCGATCCGCAGCCAACGATACGGTCAAGGAGACAGCGCAATGTCCGCCTGCACCCAATGGGCCGATAAGCGCGTCATCGCCTGCCAGGTGTGGGCGGAGCGCGGGAGGCGGCGCTGCCGGAATTGGGCGAGCAACGTCCGCCAAGCCTGCGATCGCTTCCAGGAACGGGGCGTCAGCGCTTGCCGTTCCGGGAGCAAACGCTGGTCGGAGCGGCTGCCGAGGCCGCTGGGCAATCTCTGCCATGCCTTCGAATGGGTCTGCCTCGCCTCGGTCTGGATGCGCAAATGGGCCTGGAAGGGCTCGACCGGCATTGTCGAAGGGAGCTGCCTCGCCTGCTTCTGGCTGATCGTCGCCGCCTCTACCCTAGGGTCCTCGCTGCTCAAGCTCGTTTGCCTCGCCTGGGACAGGGCGCGCTGCCGTATCGTTGCCGTCGGCGAAGGGATCGCACGCGCATCCGGGCGCCGACCCCGACGGCGCCGCAAGATCCAGCATGTCTTCGTGCTCATGCTCGAAAACCGCTCCTTCGATCACCTGCTCGGCTTTTCCGACATCACCGGGGTGGACGCAAGCACAGGCCAACCCACCAGGATCAATAACCTCATGGGCCATCCCTCCTCCAACATCGATCCTCGAACCAGCGCCACGATCCCCGCTGCGACGCCAGCCGACTTTGCGCTCTCCGCGGAAGCCGGTGACCCCGGGCATGAGTTTGAGGATGTGCTCGAGCAGCTGGTCGGCGCAGGCGCCGTCTATGCGCCCGGCAAACCCTATCCGCCGATTACCAACAGCGGCTTTGTCGCCAACTACCGCCGCCACGGGGCTCCCTTCCCCGAGAAGCCGATGCAGGTCTACACCCCGGAACAGTTGCCGATCCTGAATCTGCTCGCCCGCGAGTTTGCCGTCTGCGACAGCTGGTTCTCCTCCCTGCCCGGGCCGACCTGGCCCAATCGCCTCTTCGTCCACGCCGCGTCCTCCGCAGGGCTCGACAACAGTCCCCGCGGGTGGGAGGCGGCCACAAGAACGCTTCTCGACGGCTACCGCTTCGAGAACGGCACGCTCTACGATCGCCTTGAGGAGAAGTGCCTCGAGTGGCTCGTCTTCAAAGGCGACGAGACGCCCCAGGTGCTCTCGCTCTCCGGCATGGACCTCAACTTACTGGAGGGGCGCTTTCAGGATTTCCCACACTTCCGCGACTCGGTCAACCACCCGGCCTTCTCCGCCTCCTACTGCTTCATCGAGCCCAACTATGGCAACATCTTGCCCTTGACGCCGGGAGACTTCACCTGCGGCAGCTCGCAGCATCCGCTCGACGATGTGACCCGCGGCGAGCGGCTCATCAAGGAGGTCTATGAGGCCGTACGCAATTCGCCACACTGGGAATCGAGCCTCCTCATTCTGACTTACGACGAGCACGGCGGCTTCTTCGACCATGTACTGCCTCCACCCGCCGTCCCGCCCGGCGACCACGCGACGGACGAGGAGAATGGGCAGGTCCATTTCGACTTTTCGCAATTGGGACCGCGCGTGCCAGCCGTCGTGATCTCGCCCTGGATCCCGCGCAATACGATCGACCATCTTCCCTATGACCATTCCTCCGTGGTCAAAACCGTGACGGAGCTCTTTTCGCTCAAATCCCTGACCAACCGCGACCGCGCCGCCAACAGCCTCTGCCACCTGCTCTCGCTTGCGGTCCCGCGCACAGACGCACCCACCGAATTGCCGCCCGTGGCGGAATCCGGATTGCGCTGCGCGGGCGATCTGCTCGAGGCCGGGGTCGGGGAGGTTGCTTCTGGACTCCTGCCCCGCGACCAGCTCGAAAGCGAGAGAAGCCGTCGAGACCAACTGCGCCGCAGGCTCGAGTCGCGTCCGCCCGAGCCAAGCATCCGTGGCTTTGCGCGCGTGGCCCTACGGCGCTATCTCCGCATCGCACCGATCTCTCAGCGCGAAGAGATTCTCGAGCGCTTCCTGCGGATCAAGACCAGTTATGAGGCACGGCTCTTCCTCAAAGAGGCCAGAGAGGCGATCCGGCTCCACAAGCAAGCGCAGCCGCAAGCCAGATGATCGAAGGAGCCCCCAGAGGAGGAGACGGGGATTGCGAGCTGCGCGCCGCCCTTCCCCATTGGGTCCACCGATCGGAGACAAGAGCAAAGGATTGACTGCGCCTTTGACCAAACGCTATCCGTAGGGCCCGAGGGGAAGTTGGGGCCCGCATTTCCGGTCACCCCGCTCCGTAGACCGCATCCCAGGAGAGGAAGGAGTTCGTTCGGCTTCCGAGCTTCCGATCCCGGCATGCGGCTGGCAGGGGCTATGAGAAGATCCGAACGAAGCGCTCGTCCGTTTCTGGACGAAAGCGCTGCGGCAAACGGACCGACCGATCGACGAGAGGAGAAATCGCATGGACAGAAGCGAAGGGCGGGATGGAGCCAGCAAGATGGATCTTCGGGCCAGCTCTTCTCCCCGGGACGGGCAGTGGGCCGCCATCTTTGACTGGGATGGGGTGTTGGCCAACTCCATGGGCCCTCATCTCGAGAGCTGGCAGCGTCTCGCCCAAGAGGAGCGGCGGGTGCTTCCTCCCGACTTTTTTCTCCCCTCCTTTGGCCGGAAGAACGACTGGGTCATTCCTCATCTGCTCCGCTGGACGGAGGATCCCCAGGAAATTGCGCGGCTGGCGGAGCGAAAGGAGGAGCTCTATCGGGCCATCGTCGCCGAGCGGGGAGTCGAGCTTTATCCCGGAGGGCTGACTCTGTGCGCGTCGCTGGCGAAGGGGTCGGTCCCCAGGGCGATCGCTTCCTCGACGGTGCGAGCCAACATCGAGCTCACCCTGGATCAGTTTGACCTCCGGCATTTCTTCCAGGCGATCGTGACGGCCGAGGATGTAACGCGGGGCAAGCCCGACCCAGAGGTCTTCCTCCTCGCCGCCAAGCGGTTGGGAGCCTCACCGGAGCGGTGCGTCGTCTTCGAGGATGCGCCAGCCGGAGTGGAGGCGGGCGTGCGGGCGGGCATGCGGGTGATCGCCGTCACGACGACCAACCCGGCAGAATCGCTCCGGAGAGCGGATCGGACGCTTTCGGGCCTCGAGGGGCTTGCCGCCTCCCAGATTGAGGCGTGGTTCTTTCGCTGACCGGGCACCTCGATCGGAGGATTCCCGCAGGATTTTGGGAAAACTCCTCTTTTGGGATTGACCGTCCCGGAACTCTGGCTATGGTTAGCGCAACTCTTATCGAGAGCGGCGGAGGGATCTGGCCCGACGAAACCGCGGCAACCGGGGAGAGGCGAAAGCCGATCCCGTCAGGTGCCAACCCCAGCTCCGGGAAGGCCCGGGGAAGGATGAGAGGGATGAGAATCCCCATCCTGCTCTGTCGCATCGGTGAGAGCCAGAAAGGCAGCCGATGCAGTCCGAGTTGTTTACGAACCTCCGGTGCCGCGAATGCGGCCGGCTCTATCCCAAGGCGGCCGTCCACGTCTGCGAATGGGACTTCGGCCCCCTCGAGGCGGTGTACGACTACGAAGCCATTCGCCGGCGGGTCTCCCGCGACCGGATCGAATCCCGGCCTCCCACGATGTGGCGGTATCGGGAGCTGCTCCCCCTGGACGGAGAGCCGACGGTCGGCACGCAGGTCGGCTTTACTCCGCTCGTCCGGGCCGACCGCCTGGCCAAGGCCCTCGGGGTGCGGGAAGCCTATGTCAAGAATGACACCGTCAACTACCCGACCCTCTCCTTCAAGGATCGGGTCGTGGCGGTCTCCCTCTCGCGTGCGAAGGAGATGGGATTTAGCGTCGTCGCCTGCGCCTCGACGGGAAATCTCGCCAACAGCGTCGCGGCCAATGCGGCGAGCGCGGGCCTCGAAAGCTACGTGCTGATTCCCTCTGACCTCGAGGCGTCGAAGGTGCTGGGAAGCGTCGTCTACGGGAGCCGGGTGATCGGGATTCGTGGGCCCTATGACAAGGTCAACCGCCTCTGCTCGGAGATCGCCGGCAAATACCAGTGGGCCTTCGTCAACGTCAACCTCCGGCCCTACTACGCCGAGGGATCGAAGACCATGGGCTTCGAGATCGCCGAGCAGCTCGGCTGGCGGCTTCCCTCCCATACGGTGATCCCGATGGCGAGCGGCTCGCTTTTGACCAAGATTGCCAAATCCTACCAGGAGTTGATCGTGACGAACCTGGTCGAAGAGGCCCCGTTCGCCATCCATGGCGCTCAGGCCACCGGGTGCAATCCGATCAGCGACGCGTTCCGGAGGGGGACCGAGCTCGTGCAGCCGGTGCCCAAGCCCCAGACGATCGCCAAGTCGCTGGCGATCGGCACCCCCGCCGACGGCTATTATGCGATTCAGACGATCCGGAAGAGCGGAGGAGCGGCCGAAGATGCCTCCGACGCGGAAATCCTCGCGGGCATTCAGCTGCTGGCCGAAACCGCCGGAATCTTTGCGGAGACGGCGGGAGGAGTGACCGTAGCCTGCGCGCAGAAGCTCATCGCCTCCGGGAAGATTCCGGAGGACGCCTCGGTCGTGCTCTGCATCACCGGCCACGGCTTGAAGACGGCCGAAGCTCTCTCCGGAGCCTTGGCCCCGCCCCGAGTGATCGACCCGAGCTTGCGGGAATTCGACCGGCTGGTCTCCGCCGACCTGGGCCCAGCCTCGCTTCCGGAGGGGGCCGCACCGGAGAGCATTGATTTTCAACCAGAGAAAGGAAGATAAGACCATGAGCAAAGTGAGTGCAGCGCAGACGATTCCGGTGAGGATTCCCACCCCTCTCCGTGGATTGACCGGCAACAAGGATCAGGTCTCCGCGCGGGGCCAGACGATTGGAGAGCTTCTCCAGGATCTCCAAGCCCAGTTCCCCGGCATCGGAGAACGGCTCTTCGACCAGACGGGCGCACTCCGCCGCTTCGTCGCGGTCTACGTCAACGGCGAGGATATCCGCTTCCTCAAGGACCAGGAGACCCCGGTCGGTCCGGAGGACGAAGTGAGCATCGTGCCGGCCGTGGCGGGAGGCTGAAGACCGTGGCAAGAGAGAAACAGCGGCTCTGGCTGACCTTTGGCGAGGCGCTCTGCCAACGGCCGATCATCTGGGAGCTCAGCCGCTCATTCGAGCTGGCCTTCAATATCCGAAGCGCCCAGGTCACGCAGACGACCGGAATCGTCGCCATCGAGCTCGAAGGGGAACGAGAGGTCCTCAAGCAGGCGATCCAGTGGCTCGAGAAGACCGGGGTTGCGGTCGAGCCGGTCGAGCTCAGCACGATCGAAGGCTAAGGCGCCTCGAGCCCTCCCCGAAGCCCCTTCGCTTCCTGCGTCAATCCAGTCGCTGCGCAGGCAGCAACGCCTCAAGCCGAAGTCGCTGGCGTCGAGGAGGCCGCTTTCGAAGGCTCTTCGCCTCCGGCGGCGGGGGCGGTCGCCTCCGTCCATTCGATCACCGCCATTCGGGCGGCATCGGAGAGGCGATGCCCGATCTTCGTCACGCGGGTATAGCCCCCGGCGCGCCCGGCAAATCGCGGTCCGATCTCCCCGAACAGCTTCTGGACCGCCTCCTTCCCGTGCAGGCGGGAGGCAGCCAGGCGCCGGTGATGAAGGGAGCCCTTCTTGGCCAGGGTGACCAGCTTTTCCGCGTACGGTTGCAGTGCCTTGGCCTTGCTGAGGGTGGTCTTCGTCCGGTTATTCCGAATGAGGGCGGTGGCGAGATTCGCAAGGAGCGACTCCCGATGCTTGGAGAGCCTCCCCAACTTGCCGCGTCGTTTCAAATGGCGCATCGTCGTGTCCCCTGGTTATTCCTCGCTCGTCGCTTCCGAAACCTCCGGGGCCTCCACCTCCAGGAGCCCCGGGCCGAGCTTCATTCCGAGGGAGAGGCCCAGCTGGGCGAGCTTGGATTTGATTTCGTTCAGCGACTTCTTCCCGAAGTTTCGATATTTGAGCATCTCCGCCTCCGTCTTCTGCGCCAGCTGGCCCACCGTGGCGATATTGGCGTTGTTGAGGCAGTTGGCGGCCCGAACCGAGAGCTCGATTTCGTTGACGCTCATGTTCAGAATCTTCCGAAGGCGGTTCTCCGCTTCCTGAACGGGCGGCTTCGGCTTCTCGAACTCCACCGTGTCCTTGCCGTAGCCGACAAAGAGATCGAGATGGTGACGAAGGATCGCCGCGGCTTGCACGAGCGCGTCGTCCGCGGTAATCCGCCCATCGGTCCAGATTTCCAAAATCAATCGATCATAGTCGGTCCGCTGGCCGACGCGGGTGTTCTCGACCTCGTACTTGACACGGCGGACCGGGGAAAAGAGGCAGTCGATCGGAATGAGGCCGATCGCCTGATCCGGCTTCTTGTTCTCTTCGGCAATCAGGAAGCCTCGGCCGACCTTGACCTCCAGCTCCATCTGGAACTCCCGCTTCTTGTCGAGAGTGCAGATGAGCTGGCCGGGGTTGACGAGCTCGACGCCGGTCTCGAGCTGAATGTCGCCAGCGACGACGGGTCCCTCCTTGACCACCTCGAGCGCGAGAGAGCGCGGCTCCCTCGAGGGAATCCGGAAGAGAATCTTCTTCAGGTTCAACACGATCTCCGGCACGTCCTCCACGACACCCGGCAGGCTCGTGAATTCATGGAGAGCTCCGTCGATCTTGATCGCCGAAATCGCGGCACCTTCGAGCGAGGAGAGGAGGGCGCGACGCAGGGAAGTCCCGATCGTCTGCCCATAGCCGGCCTCCAGGGGCTCGACGACGTAGCGGCCGTACGTCTCCGTGGAAACCGCTTCATCCTTCGCCAAGGAATGGGGCATTTCAAAACGACCTAAGCGCACTGCCATAGAACAGATTACCTCCTACGTCCACCCAAGTGCCGGCCGCGCCGACGCGAGGCAAGCCTCCCGCTCGGTCGCAACCGGACCCTGATCGTTGCGATCCTTACGAATAGAACTCCACCACCAGCTGCTCGTTCGCAATCGGCCGCAGCTCGTCCTTGCTCGGCAGCCGCTTGACCTCACCGCGAAGCTTCTCTCGTTCCAGCACGAGCCAGTCGGGGATGCGCGCGGCCTGCATCGCCTCGAGGTTCCGCAACGCCAGCTTTCGCGATTGCGGCTGGTCACGCACCTCGACCCTGTCTCCCGGCCGCGTGCCGAAGCTGGGGGTCATCGTTCGGCGGCCGTTCACCTGCACATGGCCGTGGGCAATCATCTGCCGCGCCCCGAAGCGCGTCGTCGCGAACCCGAGCCGATGGACGATGTTGTCGAGCCGAGATTCAAGGAGCTGGAGCAGCACTTCTCCCGTGACGCCCCGTTTCTTGAGGGCAGAGGCGAAATAGCGACGAAATTGGCGCTCGGTCACTCCGTACATCAGGCGGAGCTTCTGCTTTTCGGCCAAGGCGATGGCGTAGTCGGACTGCTTGCGCCGACTCTTCTCTCCATGAACCCCCGGCGGATAGGGAC from Methylacidimicrobium sp. B4 includes these protein-coding regions:
- the xseB gene encoding exodeoxyribonuclease VII small subunit, which translates into the protein MAKTDPAGGPTFEEAFRRLQEIVSRMESGDLALEDLLERYEEGMRLVKFCSDKLSLAEQKITVLAQGPGGDLSAAGAPREEEKDSTRRGEAEKEG
- a CDS encoding deoxyribonuclease IV; the encoded protein is MRKAPRKEEVRQVPAAQDRAPALPLSPSELSGHLLGAHVSIAGGVERAVERALQCGFSAAQIFVKNCRQWKAPALGPEEAAAFRTAASASGVFFFGHAGYLLNLASASDPLAEQSLQALRDEGERAELLGLPFLVLHPGVAARGEEPEAALSRLARRLRALFPKGSALPRVGIALETMAGQGSQLGWRLEQLSWLLEELDDPRRFGICLDTAHLWAAGYPIATPAGYRAFAAELEERRLAACVRAIHLNDSAAPFGSRRDRHEHLGRGTLGLSAFGQILQDPRWSRTPMVLETPKEDGMESDCRNLRAILPFLPRNPMEPDWKRPAGHRKAEKSTSVPPGPDL
- a CDS encoding glutaredoxin — encoded protein: MSQPKIIAYLKPTCGWSQGVRAIFRKYQLPYEDRDIVNVPAFREEMMEKSGQPLSPCVEVDGEMLADVSGQELEKWLLAKGLVQASDRPVEAPTDQGCSGEHHGEIPVRINF
- a CDS encoding uracil-DNA glycosylase, yielding MTRREGEGGRLPGEEDPSERRIAEIEGEVVACRRCPRLVAWREEVAAHAPRRYAGSRYWARPVPGFGDPRARLLVVGLAPAAHGGNRTGRIFTGDRSGDWLFRALHRAGFANQPLSRDREDGLRLTDGFVSAAVRCCPPENRPLPSERRNCYPFLARELEALSHLRVFVALGGMAFETLLRWARERWPEERGQFLRAKAPFAHGAEIALPGERALLASYHPSQQNTFTGRLTEAMLDAVFSRARELLGSPLPRERRGS
- a CDS encoding nucleoside deaminase; the encoded protein is MGSPDPFLEAAIAEARAGLAEGGIPIGAVIVQGEQILARGRNRRIQWGSAIRHGEMDALENLGRQPASLYRSCTLYTTLSPCPMCTGAILLYRIPRVVIGENRTFLGSEELLRRCGVAVEVRDDAECRELLEEFIRRSPRAWEEDIGLREGERGGSSGP
- a CDS encoding alkaline phosphatase family protein; the encoded protein is MSACTQWADKRVIACQVWAERGRRRCRNWASNVRQACDRFQERGVSACRSGSKRWSERLPRPLGNLCHAFEWVCLASVWMRKWAWKGSTGIVEGSCLACFWLIVAASTLGSSLLKLVCLAWDRARCRIVAVGEGIARASGRRPRRRRKIQHVFVLMLENRSFDHLLGFSDITGVDASTGQPTRINNLMGHPSSNIDPRTSATIPAATPADFALSAEAGDPGHEFEDVLEQLVGAGAVYAPGKPYPPITNSGFVANYRRHGAPFPEKPMQVYTPEQLPILNLLAREFAVCDSWFSSLPGPTWPNRLFVHAASSAGLDNSPRGWEAATRTLLDGYRFENGTLYDRLEEKCLEWLVFKGDETPQVLSLSGMDLNLLEGRFQDFPHFRDSVNHPAFSASYCFIEPNYGNILPLTPGDFTCGSSQHPLDDVTRGERLIKEVYEAVRNSPHWESSLLILTYDEHGGFFDHVLPPPAVPPGDHATDEENGQVHFDFSQLGPRVPAVVISPWIPRNTIDHLPYDHSSVVKTVTELFSLKSLTNRDRAANSLCHLLSLAVPRTDAPTELPPVAESGLRCAGDLLEAGVGEVASGLLPRDQLESERSRRDQLRRRLESRPPEPSIRGFARVALRRYLRIAPISQREEILERFLRIKTSYEARLFLKEAREAIRLHKQAQPQAR
- a CDS encoding HAD family phosphatase, whose product is MDRSEGRDGASKMDLRASSSPRDGQWAAIFDWDGVLANSMGPHLESWQRLAQEERRVLPPDFFLPSFGRKNDWVIPHLLRWTEDPQEIARLAERKEELYRAIVAERGVELYPGGLTLCASLAKGSVPRAIASSTVRANIELTLDQFDLRHFFQAIVTAEDVTRGKPDPEVFLLAAKRLGASPERCVVFEDAPAGVEAGVRAGMRVIAVTTTNPAESLRRADRTLSGLEGLAASQIEAWFFR
- the thrC gene encoding threonine synthase codes for the protein MQSELFTNLRCRECGRLYPKAAVHVCEWDFGPLEAVYDYEAIRRRVSRDRIESRPPTMWRYRELLPLDGEPTVGTQVGFTPLVRADRLAKALGVREAYVKNDTVNYPTLSFKDRVVAVSLSRAKEMGFSVVACASTGNLANSVAANAASAGLESYVLIPSDLEASKVLGSVVYGSRVIGIRGPYDKVNRLCSEIAGKYQWAFVNVNLRPYYAEGSKTMGFEIAEQLGWRLPSHTVIPMASGSLLTKIAKSYQELIVTNLVEEAPFAIHGAQATGCNPISDAFRRGTELVQPVPKPQTIAKSLAIGTPADGYYAIQTIRKSGGAAEDASDAEILAGIQLLAETAGIFAETAGGVTVACAQKLIASGKIPEDASVVLCITGHGLKTAEALSGALAPPRVIDPSLREFDRLVSADLGPASLPEGAAPESIDFQPEKGR
- a CDS encoding MoaD/ThiS family protein, which translates into the protein MSKVSAAQTIPVRIPTPLRGLTGNKDQVSARGQTIGELLQDLQAQFPGIGERLFDQTGALRRFVAVYVNGEDIRFLKDQETPVGPEDEVSIVPAVAGG
- a CDS encoding NIL domain-containing protein, with the protein product MAREKQRLWLTFGEALCQRPIIWELSRSFELAFNIRSAQVTQTTGIVAIELEGEREVLKQAIQWLEKTGVAVEPVELSTIEG
- the rplQ gene encoding 50S ribosomal protein L17 → MRHLKRRGKLGRLSKHRESLLANLATALIRNNRTKTTLSKAKALQPYAEKLVTLAKKGSLHHRRLAASRLHGKEAVQKLFGEIGPRFAGRAGGYTRVTKIGHRLSDAARMAVIEWTEATAPAAGGEEPSKAASSTPATSA
- a CDS encoding DNA-directed RNA polymerase subunit alpha yields the protein MAVRLGRFEMPHSLAKDEAVSTETYGRYVVEPLEAGYGQTIGTSLRRALLSSLEGAAISAIKIDGALHEFTSLPGVVEDVPEIVLNLKKILFRIPSREPRSLALEVVKEGPVVAGDIQLETGVELVNPGQLICTLDKKREFQMELEVKVGRGFLIAEENKKPDQAIGLIPIDCLFSPVRRVKYEVENTRVGQRTDYDRLILEIWTDGRITADDALVQAAAILRHHLDLFVGYGKDTVEFEKPKPPVQEAENRLRKILNMSVNEIELSVRAANCLNNANIATVGQLAQKTEAEMLKYRNFGKKSLNEIKSKLAQLGLSLGMKLGPGLLEVEAPEVSEATSEE